From a single Vigna unguiculata cultivar IT97K-499-35 unplaced genomic scaffold, ASM411807v1 contig_3, whole genome shotgun sequence genomic region:
- the LOC114171569 gene encoding uncharacterized protein LOC114171569 yields the protein MNISTKRKDFMIVNMGPHHPSMHGVLRLIVTLDGEDVIDCEPILGYLHRGMEKIAENRTIIQYLPYVTRWDYLATMFTEAITVNGPEQLGNIQVPKRASYIRVIIMKLADIMTILEIQDIHFFFRLQFLKEIYGILWVFVPIFILILGITISVLAIVWLEREISAGIQQRIGPEYTGPFGVLQALADGTKLLFKENLIPSRGDIRLFSFGPSISVISIIISYSVIPFGYNFVLSDLNIGVFLWIAISSIAPIGLLMSGYGSNNKYSFLGGLRAAAQSISYEIPLTLCVLSISLCVLR from the exons ATGAATATCTCAACGAAAAGAAAGGACTTCATGATAGTCAATATGGGGCCTCACCACCCATCAATGCACGGTGTTCTTAGACTTATTGTTACTCTAGATGGTGAGGATGTTATTGATTGTGAACCGATATTGGGTTATTTACACAGAGGAATGGAAAAAATAGCGGAAAACCGAACAATTATACAATATCTGCCTTATGTAACACGTTGGGACTATTTAGCTACAATGTTCACAGAAGCAATAACTGTAAATGGACCAGAACAGTTGGGAAATATTCAAGTACCTAAAAGAGCCAGCTATATCCGAGTAATAAT aatgaaattggCCGATATTATGACAATACTAG AAATACaagatatacatttttttttcagattgcAATTTTTGAAAGAGATATATGGAATTCTTTGGGTATTTGtgcctatttttattttgatattaggAATTACTATAAGTGTACTAGCAATTGTATGGTTAGAAAGAGAAATATCTGCAGGGATACAACAGCGTATTGGACCTGAATACACCGGTCCTTTTGGAGTTCTTCAAGCTCTAGCAGACGGaacaaaattactttttaaagagAATCTTATTCCATCTAGAGGAGATATTCGTTTATTTAGTTTCGGCCCATCTATCTCAGTCATATCCATTATAATAAGCTATTCAGTAATTCCTTTTGGCTATAACTTTGTTTTATCTGATCTGAATATTGGTGTTTTTTTATGGATTGCTATTTCGAGTATTGCCCCCATTGGACTTCTTATGTCAGGATATGggtcaaataataaatattccttTTTGGGTGGTCTACGAGCAGCTGCTCAATCAATTAGTTATGAAATACCATTAACTCTATGTGTGTTATCGATATCTCTATGTGTGCTTCGttga
- the LOC114171576 gene encoding uncharacterized protein LOC114171576, translating into MILALIKVLKKRIPPFTLMSRRGTAEEKTAKSDPIYRNRLVNMLVNRILKHGKKSLAYQILYRAMKKIQQKTETNPLSVLRQAIRGVTPDIAVKARRVGGSTHQVPVEIGSAQGKALAIRWLLGASRKRPGRNMAFKLSSELVDAAKGSGDAIRKKEETHRMAEANRAFAHFR; encoded by the coding sequence atgattttagccCTTATAAAAGTTCTAAAAAAACGGATTCCTCCTTTCACGCTCATGTCACGGCGAGGTACTGCAGAAGAAAAAACCGCAAAATCCGATCCAATTTATCGTAATCGATTAGTTAACATGTTGGTTAACCGTATTCTGAAACACGGAAAAAAATCATTGGCTTATCAAATTCTCTATCGAGCTATGAAAAAGATTCAACAAAAGACAGAAACAAATCCACTATCTGTTTTACGTCAAGCAATACGTGGAGTAACTCCCGATATAGCAGTAAAAGCAAGACGCGTAGGCGGATCAACTCATCAAGTTCCCGTTGAAATAGGATCCGCACAAGGAAAAGCACTTGCCATTCGTTGGTTATTGGGGGCATCCCGAAAACGTCCGGGTCGAAATATGGCTTTCAAATTAAGTTCCGAATTAGTGGATGCTGCCAAAGGTAGTGGCGATGCCATACGCAAAAAGGAAGAGACTCATAGAATGGCAGAGGCAAATAGAGCTTTTGCACATTTTCGTTAA